From the Amycolatopsis thermoflava N1165 genome, one window contains:
- a CDS encoding ABC transporter ATP-binding protein, producing MLRKASSSVAQSGLTGPVDIPDAVRDEPTDLRSRLTRLRQSASGTVRGLPRVIGLAWQASPVMTVLIALSTVVSGLMPTLTAYVAKLLLDAVVAAVQGHGTTTRIVELAALEFGVFTATAISTALTNAAQQLLQERMTLSIRHRVMDHASKLDLRFFEDSESYDQLRQASQEAPQRPVSMLTSALGLVRTSITFGSMVVLLVSVSPLLAVVALAAPVPAFISQSKYGARAFMLTLWMSPIRRRMDYLNSLVTTDTYAKETKLFGLGPYLVDRFRRLGQNYYARERKLTTRRNFVGTAWSLLSTLAGSGIALYIALEAVAGRLTIGDLALYTAAAAAVQTSVQGLFSGFSGMYENNLYLDTLYDFLATEPRITAPAVAKPLPEPVRGHIEFENVSFSYPGAGEKALDDVSFEIRPGETVAVVGRNGAGKSTLIKLLCRLYDPTGGRILLDGVDLREFDPDELRSRISAMFQDYVTYQGTAAENIGLGQLGALDDRARIEDAAERAGVGSRISRLPRGFDSPLGRWFDQGVSLSGGEWQKIALARAFMRDAPVLILDEPTSALDAAAEHDLFARLRALSEGRTTLYISHRFSTVRQAEKILLLDRGRLAEEGTHEELMSQGGDYASLFTLQAAAYLEEAA from the coding sequence ATGCTGCGGAAGGCCAGCAGCTCGGTCGCGCAGAGCGGGCTGACCGGTCCGGTCGACATCCCGGACGCGGTGCGGGACGAGCCGACGGACCTGCGGTCGCGCCTGACCCGGCTCCGCCAGTCCGCGAGCGGGACGGTGCGTGGGCTGCCGCGCGTGATCGGATTGGCCTGGCAGGCGAGCCCGGTGATGACCGTCCTGATCGCACTGTCCACTGTGGTGAGCGGCCTGATGCCGACGCTGACCGCGTACGTGGCGAAGCTGCTGCTGGACGCCGTGGTGGCGGCGGTGCAGGGGCACGGGACGACCACGCGGATCGTCGAGCTGGCCGCGCTGGAGTTCGGCGTGTTCACGGCGACGGCGATCAGCACCGCGTTGACGAACGCGGCGCAGCAGTTGCTGCAGGAGCGGATGACGTTGAGCATCCGGCACCGCGTGATGGACCACGCGAGCAAGCTGGACCTGCGGTTCTTCGAGGACTCGGAGTCCTACGACCAGCTGCGGCAGGCGTCGCAGGAGGCGCCACAGCGGCCGGTGTCGATGCTGACCTCGGCGCTCGGGCTGGTCCGGACGTCGATCACGTTCGGGAGCATGGTGGTGCTGCTGGTGTCGGTGAGCCCGCTGCTGGCGGTGGTCGCGCTGGCCGCGCCCGTTCCGGCGTTCATCTCGCAGTCGAAGTACGGGGCGCGGGCGTTCATGCTGACGCTGTGGATGTCGCCGATCCGGCGGCGGATGGACTACCTGAACTCGCTGGTCACCACCGACACGTACGCCAAGGAGACCAAGCTGTTCGGGCTCGGGCCGTACCTGGTGGACCGGTTCCGGCGGCTCGGGCAGAACTACTACGCGCGTGAGCGGAAGCTGACGACGCGGCGCAACTTCGTGGGAACGGCGTGGAGCCTGTTGTCCACATTGGCCGGATCCGGGATCGCGCTGTACATCGCGCTGGAGGCGGTGGCCGGGCGGCTGACGATCGGGGACCTCGCGTTGTACACGGCGGCCGCGGCGGCGGTGCAGACGTCGGTGCAGGGGTTGTTCAGCGGGTTCTCCGGGATGTACGAGAACAACCTGTACCTGGACACGCTGTACGACTTCCTGGCGACCGAACCGCGGATCACGGCGCCCGCGGTGGCGAAGCCGCTGCCCGAGCCGGTGCGGGGGCACATCGAGTTCGAGAACGTGTCGTTCAGCTACCCGGGCGCCGGGGAGAAGGCGCTGGACGACGTGTCGTTCGAGATCCGGCCCGGTGAGACGGTGGCGGTCGTCGGGCGGAACGGGGCGGGCAAGTCGACGCTGATCAAGCTGCTGTGCCGGCTCTACGACCCGACCGGGGGCCGGATCCTGCTGGACGGGGTGGATCTGCGCGAGTTCGACCCGGACGAGCTGCGGTCCCGGATTTCGGCGATGTTCCAGGACTACGTGACGTACCAGGGCACGGCGGCGGAGAACATCGGGCTCGGGCAGCTGGGCGCACTGGACGACCGGGCACGCATCGAAGACGCCGCGGAGCGGGCCGGGGTCGGTTCGCGGATTTCCCGGCTGCCGCGGGGTTTCGACAGCCCGCTTGGCCGGTGGTTCGACCAGGGGGTGTCGCTGTCCGGCGGGGAGTGGCAGAAGATCGCGCTGGCGCGGGCCTTCATGCGGGACGCGCCGGTGCTGATCCTGGACGAGCCGACATCGGCACTGGACGCCGCGGCGGAGCATGATCTGTTCGCGAGGCTGCGCGCGCTGTCCGAGGGCCGGACGACGCTGTACATCTCGCACCGGTTCTCGACGGTGCGGCAGGCGGAGAAGATCCTGCTGCTCGACCGGGGCCGCCTGGCGGAGGAAGGAACGCACGAGGAGCTGATGTCCCAGGGCGGCGACTACGCGTCACTGTTCACCCTGCAAGCGGCGGCGTACCTGGAGGAGGCGGCGTAG
- a CDS encoding DUF3558 family protein, giving the protein MSVKFRVALGLAGVACSALAAVGCTSTVTGTATPASSAPATSSADVFAGLNACQILDQLYAGEGFNPGENKTRRNECGILKPEFGSYGLALDPSQGLSEFAEANTGVQTTSINGRNAMQAPILGGGCAIAIEVTQHARALVTVNMSSTTDDPQACPNARTLAERVEPLLPKVR; this is encoded by the coding sequence GTGAGCGTGAAGTTTCGTGTCGCGCTGGGGCTCGCCGGTGTGGCGTGCTCAGCGCTCGCAGCAGTTGGGTGCACCAGTACCGTGACCGGCACTGCGACTCCGGCGTCCAGCGCGCCTGCTACGAGCAGCGCGGATGTGTTCGCCGGCCTCAACGCGTGTCAGATCCTGGATCAGCTTTACGCCGGTGAGGGTTTCAACCCCGGCGAGAACAAGACGCGTCGCAACGAGTGCGGCATCCTCAAGCCCGAGTTCGGCTCGTACGGACTTGCCCTTGATCCATCTCAAGGCTTGAGCGAATTCGCCGAAGCGAACACCGGAGTGCAGACCACCTCGATCAACGGACGCAACGCCATGCAGGCGCCCATCCTGGGCGGTGGCTGCGCGATCGCCATCGAGGTCACGCAACATGCGCGGGCGCTGGTCACTGTGAACATGTCGAGCACCACCGACGACCCACAGGCCTGCCCGAACGCCAGAACGCTCGCGGAAAGGGTCGAGCCATTGCTGCCGAAGGTTCGGTAG
- a CDS encoding DUF3558 family protein produces the protein MAALTGVALATACTDTVAGTAAPAAGATATASADVFAGLNACQLLDQLNAGQGFNPGENKSARNQCTASKPEFITYSLALDSTQGLSGFAVDNTGAREISINGRDALQADIPTGGCAVAVGVGEHALALVLATMARASEDAQGCPNAQAFAEKVEPLLPAG, from the coding sequence TTGGCCGCCTTGACGGGGGTGGCTTTGGCAACTGCCTGCACCGACACGGTTGCCGGCACGGCCGCGCCGGCCGCCGGCGCGACCGCTACTGCCAGCGCCGACGTGTTCGCCGGGCTCAACGCCTGTCAACTACTGGACCAGCTCAACGCGGGTCAGGGATTCAACCCCGGCGAGAACAAGAGCGCGCGCAACCAGTGCACAGCGTCGAAACCGGAATTCATCACCTACAGTCTGGCGCTCGACTCCACGCAAGGGCTGAGCGGATTCGCCGTGGACAACACGGGGGCGCGGGAGATCTCGATCAACGGTCGCGACGCCCTGCAGGCCGACATTCCCACCGGCGGCTGTGCTGTCGCGGTGGGGGTCGGAGAACACGCCCTCGCCCTGGTGTTGGCGACCATGGCGCGGGCCAGTGAAGACGCTCAGGGCTGTCCGAACGCGCAGGCCTTCGCCGAGAAGGTGGAGCCGCTGCTGCCGGCGGGGTAG
- a CDS encoding class I SAM-dependent methyltransferase — protein sequence MSDLVAEIIRNAADHSALSDELHFAALAPGERDQLDHGRANALRALRLPPDAHVLEVGAGHGAVTRYLGEQVARVDAVGAVHAEAVRARTADLPGVRVLDEVPGERYDLVVASDVEHADRLKPGGVLCLAVPNRLGVGRPGGQSRRHWERRLAEAGLTVHKVLGCLPGHRITRAVITAELLDRHPRLAVELSGRDERWAEMVEGGLGLDTVDGLLFLASAGEPAARLWPDDLLATYFNTDRAARWCTRADVVGDEIRRTPLLPQEPGSVAVREWTDVVVDAPTLPEVLTEQPWRAAELLTAWADLVRANPSWDLIPSNVLAGDPPQAIDLEWERAGTTADEVIDRGLLLLADELARAGWAGAAPGTTVRDLAAWLGVLLERPTAFVDAAAEREAEFQAIRRCGVTSGPGLDHERDAMRLAWRRRLAEETTRHTPATTELDAQVARTMARVDRIIASGDSMFRGNTEHYFAVAGQALRACLHGLQAAGRPAPRRVLDFGCGYGRVLRTFRAAFPDAELVASDIELDGVEHCVRFFGATGLPASVRIEEIPQVSDIDLIWSGSVLTHLDIAAWDALLGYFERALAPGGIAVVTTHGRRVAWRMANGGEYGLTAADHARVLADYRDHGFGYADYPGQPGYGISLSTPEWVTGHVLTPRLRLAGYVEAGWDGHQDVLILVKDAEETLKAGR from the coding sequence GTGAGCGACCTGGTCGCCGAGATCATCCGCAACGCCGCCGACCACTCCGCGCTGTCCGACGAGCTGCACTTCGCGGCACTCGCGCCGGGCGAGCGGGACCAGCTCGACCACGGCCGGGCCAACGCGTTGCGGGCGCTCCGGTTGCCGCCGGACGCGCACGTGCTCGAAGTGGGCGCGGGGCACGGCGCGGTGACGCGGTACCTCGGCGAGCAGGTGGCGCGGGTCGACGCCGTCGGGGCGGTCCACGCGGAGGCCGTCCGGGCCCGCACCGCCGACCTGCCCGGGGTGCGCGTGCTGGACGAGGTCCCCGGCGAGCGGTACGACCTGGTCGTCGCGTCCGACGTCGAGCACGCGGACCGGTTGAAGCCCGGCGGGGTGCTGTGCCTCGCGGTGCCGAACCGGCTGGGCGTTGGCAGGCCGGGCGGGCAGTCGCGCCGCCACTGGGAACGGCGGCTGGCCGAGGCCGGGCTGACCGTCCACAAGGTCCTCGGCTGCCTCCCCGGTCACCGGATCACCCGCGCCGTCATCACGGCCGAACTGCTCGACCGGCACCCGCGGCTCGCGGTGGAGCTGTCCGGCCGTGACGAGCGCTGGGCCGAGATGGTCGAGGGCGGTCTCGGCCTGGACACCGTGGACGGCCTGCTGTTCCTCGCCTCGGCGGGCGAACCCGCCGCCCGGCTCTGGCCGGACGACCTGCTCGCCACCTACTTCAACACCGACCGCGCGGCCCGCTGGTGCACCCGGGCGGACGTGGTCGGTGACGAGATTCGCCGCACTCCCCTGCTGCCGCAGGAACCCGGTTCGGTCGCGGTGCGCGAGTGGACGGACGTCGTGGTCGACGCCCCGACGCTGCCCGAGGTGCTGACCGAGCAGCCGTGGCGGGCCGCGGAGCTGCTGACCGCGTGGGCGGATCTGGTGCGGGCGAACCCGTCGTGGGATCTGATCCCGTCGAACGTGCTGGCCGGAGACCCGCCGCAGGCGATCGACCTGGAGTGGGAGCGCGCCGGGACGACCGCCGACGAGGTGATCGACCGGGGCCTGCTGCTGCTCGCCGACGAACTCGCCCGGGCCGGCTGGGCGGGCGCCGCGCCCGGCACGACGGTGCGGGACCTGGCGGCGTGGCTCGGCGTCCTGCTCGAGCGTCCGACGGCGTTCGTCGACGCGGCCGCCGAGCGGGAGGCGGAGTTCCAGGCGATCCGGCGCTGCGGCGTCACCTCCGGCCCCGGTCTGGACCACGAGCGGGACGCGATGCGCCTGGCCTGGCGCCGCCGTCTCGCCGAGGAGACCACGCGGCACACCCCGGCCACGACCGAACTGGACGCGCAGGTCGCCCGCACGATGGCCCGCGTGGACCGGATCATCGCGTCCGGCGACTCGATGTTCCGCGGCAACACCGAGCACTACTTCGCGGTGGCCGGGCAGGCGCTGCGGGCGTGCCTGCACGGGCTGCAGGCCGCCGGACGGCCCGCGCCGCGGCGGGTGCTCGACTTCGGCTGCGGCTACGGCCGGGTGCTGCGCACGTTCCGGGCCGCCTTCCCGGACGCCGAACTCGTCGCCTCCGACATCGAACTGGACGGCGTCGAGCATTGCGTGCGGTTCTTCGGCGCGACCGGGCTGCCCGCGTCGGTGCGCATCGAGGAGATCCCGCAGGTCAGCGACATCGACCTGATCTGGTCCGGCTCGGTGCTGACCCACCTCGACATCGCGGCGTGGGACGCGCTGCTCGGCTACTTCGAGCGCGCGCTCGCGCCGGGCGGGATCGCGGTGGTCACCACGCACGGCCGCCGCGTCGCGTGGCGGATGGCCAACGGCGGCGAGTACGGCCTGACGGCCGCGGACCACGCCCGGGTGCTGGCGGACTACCGTGACCACGGGTTCGGCTACGCCGACTACCCCGGCCAGCCCGGGTACGGCATCTCGCTGAGCACCCCGGAGTGGGTGACCGGGCACGTCCTCACCCCGCGGCTGCGCCTCGCCGGGTACGTCGAGGCGGGCTGGGACGGCCACCAGGACGTGCTGATCCTGGTCAAGGACGCCGAAGAGACGTTGAAGGCGGGACGATGA
- a CDS encoding glycosyltransferase family 4 protein: MNTAAGLVRPGRPVGHLFELRGWVTAGETVTVHIGGSEAEVRRHDTGTEPPGTTGLLIRTPDPVPTGRHEVVVRAANGDALTGAVVEVGRFGDEEPLRLYEIDTPKHGDNPQGDVVFVRGWVLLDSRAPSLVEVLVDGGEPVRARTRLPRPDVADHLPDFPDAGVSGFEARVPIDLPAGEDRALSVRIRVRGELSGEWTSEAREVVLSNPAAEDSDVALAARLADRTRKALARPRGGTDPRHVLVFTHSLAVGGGQLWLQELLDRLATRHGWRITVVTQLDGELRADCEAHGIDVHLTSPYRVHDVASYEGHIAELAQFARGTDASVALVNTLGAFPGADAAIRAGLPTAWVLHESFDLNDFSYQNWGPAGLLPPVRERWVSTLREADRLLFVADATREMFLPFSTPARCRTIRYGTPMVTYGGQVSERDRRAARRKLGIPEDTTLLLNVGVLEPRKGQGLLISAMDRVRRAHPGIRLSIVGHHPSPYGLALAEFTERTGLRDWVDLVPIQRDPAPWFEAADLFVNSSDVESLPRSILEAVCCGLPVVASDVFGAREMIADGHSGWLFEPNDADALTVALLRALDTPADRRRAIAANAYEKLHGWLDPAGYAAEYADVLTELVKERG, encoded by the coding sequence ATGAACACAGCGGCCGGGTTGGTGCGGCCGGGACGGCCGGTGGGGCACCTGTTCGAGCTGCGCGGCTGGGTCACCGCGGGCGAGACCGTGACCGTCCACATCGGAGGGTCCGAGGCGGAGGTGCGGCGCCACGACACTGGGACCGAACCGCCGGGCACGACCGGTCTGCTGATCCGCACCCCGGACCCGGTGCCGACCGGCAGGCACGAGGTCGTGGTCCGCGCCGCGAACGGCGACGCGCTGACCGGCGCCGTGGTCGAGGTCGGCCGCTTCGGCGACGAGGAACCGCTGCGGCTGTACGAGATCGACACCCCGAAGCACGGCGACAACCCGCAGGGCGACGTGGTGTTCGTGCGTGGCTGGGTGCTGCTCGACTCGCGTGCGCCGTCGCTGGTCGAGGTCCTGGTCGACGGCGGTGAGCCGGTTCGCGCCCGCACCCGCCTGCCGCGGCCGGACGTGGCCGACCACCTGCCGGACTTCCCGGACGCCGGGGTCAGCGGGTTCGAGGCGCGCGTGCCCATCGACCTGCCGGCGGGCGAGGACCGTGCCCTGTCGGTGCGGATCCGCGTCCGCGGCGAGCTGTCCGGCGAGTGGACCTCCGAGGCGCGCGAGGTCGTGCTGTCCAACCCGGCGGCCGAGGACTCCGACGTCGCGCTGGCCGCCCGGCTCGCCGACCGCACGCGGAAGGCGCTGGCGCGGCCGCGTGGCGGCACGGATCCGCGCCACGTGCTGGTGTTCACGCACAGCCTCGCGGTCGGCGGCGGGCAGTTGTGGTTGCAGGAGCTGCTGGACCGGCTCGCGACCCGGCACGGCTGGCGCATCACAGTCGTCACCCAGCTCGACGGCGAACTGCGCGCGGACTGCGAAGCGCACGGCATCGACGTGCACCTCACCTCGCCGTACCGCGTGCACGACGTCGCCTCCTACGAAGGGCACATCGCCGAGCTCGCCCAGTTCGCGCGCGGCACCGACGCCTCGGTCGCGCTGGTCAACACGCTCGGCGCGTTCCCCGGCGCGGACGCGGCGATCCGCGCCGGCCTGCCGACCGCGTGGGTGCTGCACGAGAGCTTCGACCTGAACGATTTCTCGTACCAGAACTGGGGTCCGGCGGGCCTGCTGCCGCCGGTGCGCGAGCGCTGGGTGAGCACGCTGCGCGAGGCGGACCGGCTGCTGTTCGTCGCCGACGCCACGCGCGAGATGTTCCTGCCGTTCTCGACCCCGGCGCGCTGCCGCACGATCCGCTACGGCACGCCGATGGTCACCTACGGCGGCCAGGTGTCCGAACGCGACCGTCGCGCGGCGCGGCGGAAACTCGGCATCCCCGAGGACACCACGCTGCTGCTCAACGTCGGCGTGCTGGAACCGCGCAAGGGACAGGGCCTGCTGATCAGCGCCATGGACCGGGTCCGCCGCGCGCACCCGGGGATCCGGCTGAGCATCGTCGGCCACCACCCGTCGCCGTACGGGCTGGCGCTGGCCGAGTTCACCGAGCGGACCGGGCTGCGGGACTGGGTCGACCTGGTGCCGATCCAGCGCGACCCGGCGCCGTGGTTCGAGGCCGCGGACCTGTTCGTGAACAGCTCTGACGTGGAGTCGCTGCCGCGCTCGATCCTGGAGGCCGTGTGTTGCGGTCTGCCGGTCGTCGCCAGCGACGTGTTCGGCGCGCGGGAGATGATCGCCGACGGGCACAGCGGCTGGCTGTTCGAGCCCAACGACGCGGACGCGCTCACCGTCGCGTTGCTGCGTGCCCTCGACACCCCGGCGGACCGGCGGCGCGCGATCGCCGCGAACGCCTACGAGAAGCTGCACGGCTGGCTGGACCCGGCCGGCTACGCCGCCGAGTACGCCGACGTGCTCACCGAACTGGTGAAGGAGCGGGGATGA
- a CDS encoding glycosyltransferase — MTAQLCFVSATGGSGFMAELLEVVADSVRRAGFHATTATGRYPDADADTVYVVVPHEYFVVTPEADQPTEEQRRRTIAFCVEHPGTATFERSAALLPGLAGAVDINHDSTAELRRRGIPVEHFQLGYSPLWDAWGGDPDSAREIDVTYLGTAERRRSKLLASYAGDLADLRVRLLTPPHEPMGPQRVDFLPGEAKFAHLANSRFLLNLHRERSRALEWVRVLEALCNGCVVLTEPSTDLAPLVSGTHLVVTRPESLGTAAAALAADPQRERDLRMAGYEFVRTALDPLASAKTLVELAERVLTASPGVPASPPLAETTAVDEPRPLAIDTPSWDVRFAGTRSLGAPAENPPLATRMGQQTVDARRTSGVEWLPSAAPTVFPDADRAEVDVLLVRRPGEPDPDPLVRDLLAGTVLPRRILVGEDGVAPRPRPRPADLLRHELPLGRGYTRNRLLERSAAPWLLVLDGGLRASRRLLERLVAASAEVDVVHCPVADPVEGLVAALPPEERRLAELPYLGSGYLVRRELVESFGGWTEDPLADGLEDHVFWRRLATRGVPTALVQQVLLSRLRPDPAPRPVDLDPHRVWSLTRILAGEPVTPNG; from the coding sequence ATGACCGCGCAGCTCTGCTTCGTGTCCGCGACCGGCGGCTCCGGGTTCATGGCGGAGCTGCTGGAGGTGGTCGCCGATTCGGTGCGGCGGGCCGGGTTCCACGCGACCACCGCGACCGGGCGCTACCCGGACGCGGACGCCGACACGGTCTACGTCGTGGTGCCGCACGAGTACTTCGTGGTGACCCCGGAGGCCGACCAGCCGACCGAGGAGCAGCGCCGCCGCACCATCGCCTTCTGCGTCGAACATCCGGGCACGGCGACCTTCGAGCGCAGCGCGGCCCTGCTGCCGGGGCTGGCCGGCGCGGTGGACATCAACCACGACTCGACCGCCGAACTGCGCCGCCGCGGCATCCCCGTCGAGCACTTCCAGCTAGGGTACTCGCCGCTGTGGGACGCGTGGGGCGGCGACCCGGACAGCGCCCGCGAGATCGACGTGACCTACCTCGGCACCGCGGAACGGCGCCGGTCCAAGCTGCTCGCGTCCTACGCCGGCGACCTCGCCGACCTGCGGGTCCGGCTGCTCACCCCGCCGCACGAGCCGATGGGCCCGCAGCGGGTCGACTTCCTGCCCGGCGAGGCGAAGTTCGCACACCTGGCGAACTCGCGGTTCCTGCTCAACCTGCACCGCGAGCGGTCGCGGGCGCTGGAGTGGGTGCGGGTGCTGGAGGCGCTGTGCAACGGCTGCGTGGTGCTGACCGAACCGTCCACGGACCTCGCGCCGCTGGTGTCCGGCACGCACCTGGTCGTGACGCGGCCGGAGTCGCTGGGCACGGCGGCCGCCGCGCTGGCCGCCGACCCGCAGCGGGAACGGGACCTGCGGATGGCGGGGTACGAGTTCGTGCGCACCGCGCTGGACCCGCTGGCGTCGGCGAAGACCCTGGTCGAATTGGCCGAGCGGGTGCTGACCGCCTCCCCCGGCGTGCCCGCGAGCCCGCCGCTCGCCGAGACCACAGCCGTCGACGAGCCGCGGCCGCTGGCGATCGACACCCCCTCCTGGGACGTGCGGTTCGCCGGCACCCGGTCGCTCGGCGCGCCGGCCGAGAACCCGCCGCTGGCCACCCGCATGGGCCAGCAGACGGTGGACGCGCGCCGCACGTCCGGCGTGGAGTGGCTGCCGTCGGCGGCGCCGACGGTGTTCCCGGACGCCGACCGGGCCGAGGTGGACGTGCTGCTGGTCCGCCGCCCCGGCGAGCCGGATCCGGACCCGCTGGTGCGCGACCTGCTCGCCGGCACAGTGCTGCCGCGCCGCATCCTCGTCGGCGAGGACGGTGTCGCGCCGCGGCCCCGCCCCCGGCCCGCCGACCTGCTGCGGCACGAGCTGCCACTGGGCCGCGGGTACACGCGCAACCGGCTGCTGGAGCGCTCGGCCGCGCCGTGGCTGCTGGTGCTCGACGGCGGGCTGCGTGCCTCGCGTCGGCTGCTGGAACGGCTGGTCGCCGCCTCCGCTGAGGTCGACGTGGTGCACTGCCCGGTCGCCGACCCGGTCGAAGGACTGGTCGCCGCGCTGCCCCCGGAGGAGCGGCGGCTGGCGGAGCTGCCCTACCTGGGCAGCGGGTACCTGGTGCGCCGCGAACTGGTCGAGTCGTTCGGCGGCTGGACCGAGGACCCGCTGGCCGACGGCCTGGAGGACCACGTCTTCTGGCGGCGGCTGGCCACCCGCGGCGTGCCGACCGCGCTGGTCCAGCAGGTCCTGCTGAGCCGGCTCCGGCCCGATCCGGCGCCCCGCCCGGTGGACCTGGACCCGCACCGCGTCTGGTCGCTGACGCGCATCCTCGCAGGTGAGCCGGTCACCCCCAACGGGTGA